In Desulfofundulus kuznetsovii DSM 6115, the following are encoded in one genomic region:
- a CDS encoding YlmC/YmxH family sporulation protein: MRLTELAGKEIVNIYDGARLGIVGESDVAIDIETGQVQSIILPRRGNPISFWFDRQSLVIPWEAVRKIGSEVIIVDLDQANLNLRRYSL, translated from the coding sequence ATGAGATTAACCGAGTTGGCCGGCAAAGAAATAGTGAATATCTATGACGGCGCCCGTTTGGGCATAGTGGGGGAAAGCGATGTGGCCATCGATATTGAGACCGGGCAGGTGCAATCCATTATTTTGCCCCGCCGGGGTAATCCCATCAGCTTCTGGTTCGACCGTCAAAGTCTTGTAATTCCCTGGGAGGCCGTGCGCAAAATTGGCAGCGAGGTTATTATCGTGGATCTGGATCAAGCCAACCTCAACCTGCGCCGGTATTCACTGTGA